The Psychrobium sp. MM17-31 genome window below encodes:
- a CDS encoding aspartate-semialdehyde dehydrogenase, giving the protein MSEQFNVGVVGANGAMGKAIIETLGERDFAIDTLLPIDVEVTDEDTALFNGKSLSVKDAKDVDWSTLHIVFFCHSDEVSLKYAPIAAESGAAIIDSTNAFIERPEIPMVIPHINGNAIADFRNANIILSPTPSVVQLWTVLKPIYDQVGITRINVTSHHSVSSAGDLGINELARQCGKLLNGLTVEDNPFSSQLAFNILPTVGKVLDEGETDIEAMLREQSIKLLGDAGIAINSTAVMTPVFYGLGQSINIELGQPIDVDQIREWLMMVEPVEIDGEYIPTQIDDASGSDMVHVGRLREDTSHPHAVNLWSVSDNVKTTGALNSVKIAEMLVRDFY; this is encoded by the coding sequence ATGTCTGAGCAATTTAATGTAGGTGTAGTTGGTGCAAACGGCGCTATGGGTAAGGCGATTATAGAAACCCTAGGTGAGCGTGACTTTGCCATCGACACGTTACTGCCGATTGATGTAGAAGTTACAGACGAGGATACAGCGCTATTTAATGGTAAGTCGTTATCAGTAAAAGATGCTAAAGACGTTGATTGGTCGACGTTGCACATTGTGTTTTTCTGCCATAGCGATGAAGTATCGTTAAAATATGCACCAATAGCCGCAGAATCCGGCGCAGCTATTATCGATAGCACTAATGCATTTATCGAGCGACCAGAAATCCCAATGGTTATTCCACACATCAACGGCAATGCCATTGCTGATTTTCGCAATGCAAATATCATCTTGAGCCCAACGCCAAGTGTGGTTCAATTATGGACGGTGTTAAAGCCAATTTACGATCAAGTAGGCATAACGCGCATTAATGTCACCAGTCATCATTCGGTATCGAGTGCCGGTGATTTAGGCATCAATGAACTTGCGCGTCAATGTGGCAAACTGCTTAACGGCTTAACCGTTGAAGATAATCCGTTTTCGTCACAGCTCGCTTTCAACATTTTGCCAACAGTAGGTAAGGTGTTAGATGAAGGCGAAACTGATATCGAAGCTATGCTGCGCGAACAAAGTATTAAGTTACTTGGTGACGCAGGCATCGCGATTAACTCAACTGCTGTTATGACACCAGTGTTTTACGGTCTCGGTCAAAGCATTAACATTGAATTAGGTCAGCCAATTGATGTTGACCAAATTCGTGAGTGGTTAATGATGGTAGAGCCAGTTGAAATTGACGGTGAGTACATTCCAACCCAAATTGATGACGCCTCTGGCAGTGATATGGTTCATGTAGGTCGCTTACGCGAAGATACATCTCATCCACATGCGGTAAACCTGTGGAGTGTGAGTGATAACGTTAAAACAACTGGTGCGTTAAACAGTGTTAAAATTGCAGAAATGCTAGTTCGCGATTTTTACTAA
- a CDS encoding 4-phosphoerythronate dehydrogenase, whose translation MINVLADENMPYVTELFGDFSNITFKAGREIVADDLIDVDVLLVRSITKVNSELIAKANRLRFVGSATIGLDHIDGACLDKRSITWTNAPGCNAIGVAQYVLSSLLVLASRKGFELQDKRVAIVGAGNIGKQLAKILTALSIEHFFCDPPLKDAGAAGDYREMDEVMKADIISLHVPMTKEGEYPTYHLFDEQRLSQLSDNTILLNSCRGDVIDNEALDKLLATGKELITVMDVWQNEPQINQSLLNKVDIASSHIAGYSFEGKARGTYMLYQRWCELANKVPEKSLVSLLPKANVSDIKLQQALTVEDIKQLVTLVYDVRDDDELVRAHGLSAKGFDNLRKQYKVRREFSAITVHAANETDAATLRGLGFNTI comes from the coding sequence ATGATCAATGTATTAGCCGACGAGAATATGCCATACGTCACTGAGTTATTCGGTGATTTTTCTAATATTACCTTTAAAGCAGGACGCGAGATTGTCGCTGATGATCTGATTGACGTCGATGTGCTGCTAGTGCGCTCAATCACTAAGGTCAATAGCGAATTGATTGCTAAAGCCAACAGGCTGCGCTTTGTTGGCTCAGCGACCATTGGGCTTGATCACATTGATGGAGCCTGTCTAGATAAACGCAGCATTACTTGGACCAATGCGCCGGGGTGTAATGCGATAGGCGTCGCGCAATATGTACTAAGCTCTCTGCTAGTACTCGCCAGTCGTAAAGGATTTGAATTGCAAGATAAACGCGTTGCTATTGTTGGCGCAGGTAATATCGGTAAACAGCTGGCAAAGATTTTGACCGCTCTGTCTATTGAGCATTTCTTTTGCGATCCGCCGCTTAAAGATGCTGGTGCAGCTGGGGACTACCGTGAGATGGATGAGGTAATGAAAGCCGACATCATTTCGCTGCATGTGCCAATGACTAAAGAAGGCGAATATCCAACTTATCATTTATTTGACGAACAGCGCCTATCACAATTATCGGACAACACGATCTTACTCAACAGCTGTCGTGGCGATGTAATCGATAACGAAGCATTAGACAAGCTATTGGCTACCGGCAAAGAGCTCATCACCGTTATGGACGTGTGGCAAAACGAGCCACAGATTAATCAATCGTTACTCAATAAAGTTGATATCGCATCATCGCATATTGCGGGTTATTCATTTGAAGGCAAGGCGCGTGGCACTTATATGTTGTATCAACGCTGGTGTGAATTAGCCAATAAAGTGCCAGAGAAATCCCTTGTTTCTCTACTACCTAAAGCTAATGTCAGTGATATTAAGCTGCAACAGGCGCTTACTGTCGAAGATATTAAGCAGTTAGTAACCTTAGTCTACGACGTACGCGATGATGATGAACTTGTGCGGGCGCACGGTTTATCGGCGAAAGGCTTTGATAATTTACGAAAACAGTATAAAGTGCGCCGCGAATTTAGTGCAATTACCGTGCACGCGGCTAATGAAACTGACGCAGCGACGCTGCGCGGTCTTGGTTTTAATACGATTTAG
- a CDS encoding YqiA/YcfP family alpha/beta fold hydrolase — translation MTKIIFSHGKESGPWGSKIKRLADIAKSFGCDVDSIDYTNTLDPDERVARLAEVLAQQSDDLILVGSSMGGYVSLVASSQTNSKIKGVFLLAPALYIDGYQVQEYSTAPNIEIVHGWSDDVIAPEHSIRYAKTAKCSLHLIDGDHRLNSSLETVEELFSQFLTRSLL, via the coding sequence ATGACAAAAATAATCTTCTCCCACGGTAAAGAAAGTGGTCCTTGGGGTTCGAAAATAAAACGCTTAGCTGATATCGCTAAGTCTTTCGGCTGCGACGTTGATAGCATCGATTACACCAATACTTTAGATCCCGATGAGCGGGTTGCACGATTAGCTGAGGTACTTGCCCAACAAAGTGACGATCTAATTCTAGTAGGGTCAAGTATGGGCGGTTATGTATCACTGGTAGCATCGAGTCAAACCAATTCAAAAATTAAAGGGGTGTTTTTACTCGCGCCAGCGCTTTATATCGACGGTTATCAAGTACAGGAATATTCAACTGCGCCCAATATCGAAATAGTCCACGGCTGGTCAGATGATGTTATCGCACCCGAACATTCGATTCGTTACGCCAAGACCGCCAAATGTTCACTGCATTTGATTGATGGCGACCATCGACTAAATTCTTCATTGGAAACCGTCGAAGAATTATTCTCGCAGTTTTTGACGAGATCCTTGCTGTAG
- a CDS encoding RDD family protein, protein MNKDNEIDFSTYSLAELYDAQRNIDREQYPDRGAKIDSLIKKREAVDAEDSNQKADGTLASRGDRFVAALIDGLIGVGVSLPLFIYWGLETLNSLTIGQQALGFVYGLTTFLIIQGYLIHHYGQTIGKKLVGIRIENLDGTKASLSTVFLKRILILHVISLIPFIGQLIVGIVNPLFIFGKERRCLHDYIAGTKVSNFQN, encoded by the coding sequence ATGAATAAAGATAATGAAATCGACTTTTCGACATATTCGTTAGCAGAATTATATGATGCGCAGCGCAATATTGACCGCGAACAGTACCCAGATAGAGGAGCGAAGATTGATTCGTTAATCAAGAAAAGAGAAGCGGTGGATGCCGAGGACTCAAATCAAAAAGCAGATGGGACTTTAGCTAGTCGTGGAGACCGTTTTGTAGCGGCGTTGATTGATGGCTTGATTGGCGTCGGAGTTTCACTTCCGTTGTTTATCTATTGGGGGCTGGAAACTCTTAATTCTCTAACTATTGGTCAACAAGCGCTTGGCTTTGTTTATGGTTTAACGACTTTTCTAATTATCCAAGGTTACTTGATACATCATTATGGTCAAACCATAGGTAAAAAGTTAGTGGGTATTAGAATTGAGAATCTCGATGGAACTAAAGCAAGTCTTAGTACGGTTTTCCTCAAACGAATTTTGATTTTGCATGTAATTTCGTTAATTCCATTTATTGGCCAATTAATTGTAGGTATTGTTAACCCATTATTTATTTTTGGTAAAGAGCGTCGTTGCTTACATGATTACATTGCTGGCACGAAAGTTTCTAATTTTCAAAACTAA
- the fabB gene encoding beta-ketoacyl-ACP synthase I: MKRAVITGLGVVSSIGNNAEEVTQSLRDGRSGISYSEQFKEIGLRSQVWGNIDLDPSEHIDRKAMRFMGNAAAYAYVAMQQAIDDSKLTPEMVSNVRTGLVAGSGGASSSDQVISADKLREKGVKRVGPYLVPKIMSSTTSATLATPFKIKGINYSISSACATSAHCIGHALEQIQLGKQDIVFAGGGEEVDWTLAMGFDAMGALSTKYNETPEKASRTYDANRDGFVISGGGGMVVVEELEHALARGAHIYAEVVGYGATSDGYDMVAPSGEGAVRCMQQAMATTDGDIEYINTHGTSTPVGDVKELGAIKELFGDKIPAFGSTKSLTGHALGAAGVHEAIYSLLMMENDFIAPSINVEELDEQAAGLPVVTELQEKPLKTLMSNSFGFGGTNATLVFQKFEK; the protein is encoded by the coding sequence ATGAAACGTGCCGTAATCACAGGTTTAGGCGTTGTATCAAGTATTGGTAATAACGCAGAAGAAGTAACTCAATCATTGCGCGATGGTCGCAGTGGTATTAGCTACTCAGAGCAATTCAAAGAAATTGGCCTTCGCAGCCAAGTGTGGGGCAACATCGATTTAGATCCTAGTGAGCACATCGATCGTAAAGCAATGCGCTTTATGGGTAATGCAGCAGCGTACGCTTACGTTGCAATGCAACAAGCAATTGACGATTCAAAGTTAACCCCTGAAATGGTTTCTAACGTTCGCACAGGTTTAGTTGCCGGTAGTGGCGGTGCGTCTTCATCTGACCAAGTCATTAGTGCAGACAAGCTTCGCGAAAAAGGCGTTAAGCGTGTTGGTCCTTACCTAGTACCAAAAATCATGTCGAGCACCACATCAGCGACATTAGCAACGCCATTCAAGATTAAAGGCATTAACTACTCAATCAGCTCAGCCTGTGCGACTTCTGCACACTGTATTGGTCACGCACTAGAGCAGATTCAACTTGGCAAACAAGACATCGTATTTGCTGGTGGCGGCGAAGAAGTTGATTGGACATTAGCTATGGGCTTTGACGCGATGGGCGCACTATCGACTAAATACAACGAAACACCAGAAAAAGCGTCACGTACTTATGATGCAAACCGCGATGGTTTCGTAATCTCTGGCGGTGGCGGTATGGTCGTTGTTGAAGAACTTGAGCACGCATTGGCACGTGGCGCACACATCTACGCTGAAGTTGTAGGTTACGGTGCAACATCTGACGGTTACGACATGGTTGCTCCATCAGGTGAAGGTGCAGTACGTTGTATGCAACAAGCGATGGCAACGACTGATGGCGATATCGAATACATCAATACGCACGGTACTTCAACACCAGTGGGTGATGTGAAAGAACTTGGCGCTATCAAAGAACTATTCGGTGACAAAATCCCAGCATTCGGTTCAACAAAATCGCTAACTGGTCACGCACTAGGCGCAGCTGGTGTACATGAAGCTATCTACTCATTATTAATGATGGAAAACGACTTCATTGCACCATCAATTAACGTTGAAGAATTAGATGAACAAGCAGCAGGTTTACCAGTAGTTACCGAGCTACAAGAAAAACCATTGAAGACATTAATGTCAAACAGCTTCGGCTTCGGCGGCACTAACGCGACATTAGTTTTTCAAAAGTTTGAAAAATAA
- the mnmC gene encoding bifunctional tRNA (5-methylaminomethyl-2-thiouridine)(34)-methyltransferase MnmD/FAD-dependent 5-carboxymethylaminomethyl-2-thiouridine(34) oxidoreductase MnmC gives MFKQQKNCLSAAKLSWNDNGEPTSVEFNDIYFNTADGLDETTYVFIEQNKLHERWLQTDSASYVIAETGFGSGLNFLVTWQHFKHFRAHNPNHPLKRLYFISFEKFPLTQGDLIKSHQRWTSLSKQATALQSQYPPVLAGCHRMPFALDDDNSQIILDLWFGDIKDTITQVSTPPEGIVDSWYLDGFAPSKNPEMWNQNLYNNMAKLSKHNASMATFTAAGDVRRGLQQTGFVIKKAKGFGKKREMITGLFERTDKYTNHNPWFYRQGVTQFPHSNEGASTPSRITIVGGGVASATLALALAKRGISSEVLCKDQSLACGASGNRQGGFYPLINGQHDLLSQFYAPAFLYAANRYHDIIQRNPEVGKLCGVLSLDHEEKQAKAHSKVIDSAIFPKGLVEQLTAGQASTLSGIAIEHNALHFPTGGWVSPKSLTSELIKLAQQHSEVVVRYNCQVESINFVEDNWQVNITAQSPLKADILVLAAGHEIANFAQCQHLPFYATAGQVSHLNSTETSEKLNKVLCYQGYVTPSHNGSHSLGASFNRDISGYDVNDIEHQQNLDKLEIDVPTLFTEINNNVNGGKVGVRCSVKDHLPMVGNVPEYNATKTLYNDLYKGKPAHHYENSPIESQLFMLGGLGSRGLCSAPLLAEVLACQLTNEPMPMSQSLLDQLNPNRYWIKQLKKHNVDI, from the coding sequence TTGTTTAAACAGCAAAAAAATTGTCTTTCAGCCGCTAAATTAAGCTGGAATGACAACGGAGAGCCGACCTCTGTTGAATTTAACGACATCTATTTCAACACCGCCGATGGCCTTGATGAAACGACTTATGTTTTTATTGAGCAAAACAAACTTCACGAGCGCTGGTTACAAACCGACAGTGCCAGTTATGTCATTGCCGAAACAGGCTTTGGTAGTGGCTTAAACTTTCTGGTGACGTGGCAGCATTTCAAGCATTTTAGAGCGCACAACCCAAACCACCCGTTAAAGCGCTTATACTTTATTAGTTTTGAAAAATTTCCGCTAACACAGGGCGACTTAATCAAGTCACACCAGCGTTGGACTTCTCTATCCAAGCAAGCAACTGCACTGCAAAGTCAATATCCACCAGTATTAGCAGGTTGCCATCGTATGCCCTTCGCTTTAGATGACGACAATAGTCAGATCATTCTCGATTTGTGGTTCGGAGACATCAAAGACACCATCACCCAAGTTTCAACGCCGCCAGAGGGCATTGTCGATTCGTGGTACCTCGATGGCTTTGCGCCTAGCAAGAATCCCGAGATGTGGAACCAAAACCTCTATAACAACATGGCGAAGCTGTCTAAACACAATGCGTCGATGGCCACATTTACCGCTGCTGGCGATGTCCGTCGCGGCTTGCAACAAACTGGTTTTGTGATCAAGAAAGCCAAGGGTTTTGGTAAAAAGCGTGAAATGATCACTGGGCTGTTTGAGCGCACCGACAAATACACCAATCACAATCCGTGGTTTTATCGCCAAGGAGTTACACAGTTCCCCCATAGTAATGAAGGCGCTTCAACACCATCGCGCATAACCATTGTCGGCGGCGGCGTTGCAAGTGCAACATTAGCCCTCGCCTTAGCAAAACGCGGTATCAGCAGTGAAGTATTGTGTAAAGATCAATCCTTAGCTTGCGGTGCGTCAGGTAATCGCCAAGGCGGTTTTTATCCGCTAATCAATGGTCAGCACGATTTATTGTCTCAATTTTATGCGCCCGCGTTCTTGTATGCAGCCAATCGTTATCATGACATTATCCAACGCAACCCAGAGGTCGGTAAGCTATGCGGCGTACTGTCATTAGATCATGAAGAAAAACAGGCCAAAGCCCATAGTAAAGTAATTGACTCAGCAATCTTTCCCAAGGGGTTGGTAGAACAATTGACCGCCGGGCAAGCTAGCACATTGAGCGGTATCGCTATCGAGCATAACGCACTGCACTTTCCTACTGGCGGCTGGGTATCTCCAAAATCATTAACCAGTGAGCTGATTAAACTTGCTCAGCAGCATAGCGAGGTTGTAGTTCGCTATAACTGCCAAGTTGAATCGATAAACTTCGTCGAAGATAATTGGCAAGTGAATATCACTGCTCAATCGCCACTTAAGGCTGACATCCTCGTGTTAGCTGCGGGCCATGAAATAGCCAACTTTGCACAATGTCAGCATTTGCCATTCTACGCGACGGCCGGACAAGTCAGTCACCTCAATTCAACGGAGACTAGCGAGAAACTTAACAAAGTGCTTTGCTATCAAGGATATGTCACGCCAAGTCATAATGGTTCACACAGTCTTGGGGCCAGCTTTAATCGCGATATTAGCGGCTATGACGTGAACGATATTGAGCATCAGCAAAACCTCGATAAGCTTGAAATCGATGTCCCAACACTTTTCACAGAAATTAATAATAATGTGAATGGCGGCAAAGTTGGCGTGCGCTGTAGCGTCAAAGATCATCTGCCGATGGTGGGAAATGTGCCAGAATACAATGCGACCAAAACGCTTTATAACGATTTATACAAAGGCAAACCCGCCCATCATTATGAAAATTCCCCCATCGAGTCGCAGCTATTCATGCTAGGCGGCTTAGGTTCTCGAGGTTTGTGTTCTGCCCCGCTGCTCGCAGAAGTATTAGCTTGTCAGCTAACTAACGAGCCAATGCCAATGTCACAATCGCTGTTAGATCAATTAAATCCAAACCGTTACTGGATAAAGCAACTAAAGAAACACAATGTCGACATTTAA
- a CDS encoding methyltransferase, which translates to MSTFKLQQFAIKQSVNAMKVCTDSLIFGALTPVENAERVLDIGGGTAILSLMAAQRGAKHITCVELMTASSQEASDNVNNSPWSARISVINCDINNFESDDTFDVIISNPPFFDNHLKNDDNLRNTARHTDTLSYQQLLTKAKALLRDDGVISLLLPVHTIEAINEICNTLQLVITKRCDLITIRGGVAKVTVLEIRNLANGSFAQMPAVNTITVYNAHQQYSEQSARLLKNFLLRFA; encoded by the coding sequence ATGTCGACATTTAAATTACAACAATTTGCCATCAAACAATCCGTCAATGCGATGAAGGTATGCACTGACAGCCTGATTTTTGGTGCACTAACGCCAGTTGAAAACGCGGAGCGTGTGCTTGATATTGGCGGCGGCACAGCAATTTTATCACTAATGGCAGCGCAGCGCGGCGCTAAACACATCACCTGTGTCGAATTAATGACTGCGAGTAGTCAAGAAGCTAGTGACAATGTGAACAACTCACCTTGGTCAGCCAGAATCTCGGTAATCAATTGCGATATAAATAATTTCGAAAGTGACGATACGTTTGATGTCATCATCTCCAACCCGCCGTTTTTTGATAATCACTTAAAAAATGACGATAACTTACGCAATACGGCGCGCCATACAGATACCCTTAGCTACCAACAATTGTTAACAAAGGCTAAAGCACTCCTGAGGGATGATGGGGTTATTTCACTGCTCCTTCCCGTGCATACAATTGAAGCTATTAACGAGATATGCAATACACTTCAATTAGTTATAACAAAGCGCTGTGATTTAATTACTATCCGTGGTGGCGTTGCTAAAGTCACCGTATTGGAAATCCGTAATCTTGCCAATGGCAGTTTCGCGCAAATGCCCGCTGTCAATACGATTACCGTCTATAATGCTCATCAGCAATATAGTGAACAAAGCGCTCGTTTATTAAAGAATTTTTTGTTACGGTTTGCCTAA
- the argA gene encoding amino-acid N-acetyltransferase has translation MQERTTDLVNWFRQSAPYVNAHRGKTFVIMLGGECIAHDNFYNIVNDIALLNSLGIKIVVVYGARPQIEARLKEHGIDSNFHKQTRITCDAAFTQIKQIVGQLQFEINAQLSMGLINTPMQGANINVVSGNFITAQPMGIVDGIDFCHSGRVRRIDTQGIKRQLDQQAIVLVSIIGYSATGESFNLSAEEIATQLSIKLGADKMIGFASERGVLDDNGQVLSELLPDQAAERLTKLESEGRVLSGTATYLRAAIAACKADVARSHLVSYQLDGALLQELFSRDGIGTQIVMASSEQLRQATIDDIGGIMDLIKPLEEQGLLVKRSREQLEMDIDKFSIVMRDGLVIGCAALYPAKDNKIGEMACVATHPEYRKASRGDSIVKAISNQAIKLGLTQLFVLTTSSIHWFRERGFNPVSIDQLPVEKQVMYNYQRNSKILIKDLTA, from the coding sequence TTGCAAGAACGTACTACTGACTTAGTGAATTGGTTTCGTCAATCAGCCCCTTATGTGAATGCCCATCGTGGCAAAACTTTTGTCATCATGCTCGGCGGTGAATGTATCGCTCATGACAATTTCTACAACATCGTAAACGACATTGCCCTACTCAACTCGCTTGGCATTAAGATAGTTGTAGTTTATGGCGCACGACCGCAAATTGAAGCACGACTCAAAGAGCACGGCATTGACAGCAACTTCCATAAGCAAACACGTATTACTTGTGACGCTGCGTTTACACAAATCAAACAAATCGTTGGTCAACTGCAGTTTGAAATTAACGCCCAGCTATCAATGGGTCTAATCAATACGCCGATGCAAGGGGCAAATATCAACGTCGTCAGTGGTAATTTCATTACAGCCCAACCGATGGGCATCGTCGATGGCATCGATTTTTGTCACAGCGGCCGAGTTAGACGTATCGATACCCAAGGTATTAAACGCCAGCTTGATCAACAAGCTATCGTCCTTGTTTCAATTATCGGCTATAGCGCCACAGGTGAAAGTTTCAACTTAAGCGCCGAAGAAATTGCTACTCAGTTATCCATTAAACTCGGCGCCGATAAAATGATTGGTTTTGCGTCTGAGCGCGGTGTACTCGATGATAATGGTCAGGTGTTATCAGAATTATTGCCAGATCAAGCAGCAGAGCGCCTTACTAAACTCGAATCAGAAGGCCGAGTGCTTAGTGGCACAGCTACTTATTTACGCGCGGCGATTGCCGCCTGTAAAGCCGACGTCGCTCGCAGCCATCTAGTGAGCTATCAACTCGACGGCGCACTATTGCAAGAGCTATTCTCACGCGACGGTATCGGTACCCAAATCGTGATGGCGAGTTCAGAGCAATTACGTCAAGCCACCATCGATGATATCGGCGGCATTATGGATTTGATCAAGCCACTAGAAGAGCAAGGCTTATTGGTAAAACGCTCTCGTGAACAATTAGAAATGGATATTGATAAGTTCTCTATTGTGATGCGTGATGGCTTAGTCATCGGATGTGCGGCGTTATATCCAGCAAAAGACAACAAAATTGGTGAAATGGCTTGCGTTGCCACCCATCCCGAGTATCGTAAGGCCTCGCGTGGTGACTCCATCGTTAAAGCAATCAGTAATCAAGCCATTAAGCTTGGGTTAACCCAACTCTTTGTATTAACTACCAGCTCGATACACTGGTTTAGAGAACGTGGCTTTAACCCTGTTTCTATCGACCAATTACCGGTGGAGAAACAAGTGATGTACAACTACCAGCGCAACTCGAAAATACTTATAAAGGATCTCACAGCCTAA
- a CDS encoding threonine/serine exporter family protein: MTSSPFSQRRKFIINLGKALHKFGTPAYRLEAHLLNVTAILGMGGSFIVTPTSLTFALWQLGEHEQQQLYVVRVKPGDLDLGSLARTDELVDELASGQRTLVDAIERLEEIQNKPDPYSHPVSFVAFGVSGGAFAMLMATSWNDVIWSFIMSLVVYLFVYWASISKGVSKMLEPLVSLVSAFCVAGIMHFDPQINKSLVVLSSIIAFIPGLALTLGLRELAARDLMSGTARIMDAIMLLFKLYFGAVLGFAIGGMVWGDATFVQPEQVPAWTSWFAVFLLGSSLVVMFKIRLKDSPWGILSGFIAFGMSSVAATYFDVALGAFFGAFCVGIYSNFYSRVFNAPAILVSLQGLVILVPGSKVYIGLNTVVSGQQILAVDSIGTQSFLIFMSLVAGLIFSSVVLRPSRSL, translated from the coding sequence GTGACGTCATCGCCGTTTTCACAGCGTAGAAAATTCATTATTAATCTTGGCAAAGCCTTGCATAAATTCGGTACGCCCGCATATCGACTAGAGGCGCACTTACTCAATGTAACGGCAATTCTTGGCATGGGAGGCTCGTTTATTGTGACGCCAACATCGCTGACATTTGCGTTGTGGCAACTTGGTGAACACGAACAGCAACAGCTTTATGTTGTGCGGGTTAAGCCGGGGGATTTAGATTTGGGCTCTTTGGCCCGTACTGATGAGTTAGTGGATGAGTTAGCGAGTGGTCAGCGTACGTTAGTTGATGCAATCGAGCGTCTTGAAGAAATTCAAAATAAACCTGATCCATATTCTCATCCTGTATCTTTTGTCGCTTTTGGTGTCTCTGGTGGCGCCTTTGCCATGTTGATGGCAACTAGTTGGAACGATGTTATTTGGTCGTTCATCATGAGCTTGGTGGTGTACTTATTTGTCTATTGGGCGTCCATTTCTAAGGGTGTTAGCAAGATGCTAGAGCCCTTAGTATCATTAGTCTCTGCATTTTGTGTCGCAGGGATTATGCATTTTGATCCGCAAATCAATAAGTCGTTGGTGGTGCTGTCGAGCATTATCGCTTTTATTCCCGGTTTGGCATTAACGCTAGGATTGAGGGAACTTGCGGCGCGAGATTTAATGTCGGGCACTGCCCGTATTATGGATGCCATTATGTTGCTGTTTAAGCTGTATTTCGGTGCAGTGTTAGGCTTTGCTATTGGCGGCATGGTTTGGGGAGACGCAACCTTTGTGCAGCCAGAACAAGTTCCAGCGTGGACATCATGGTTTGCCGTGTTCTTGCTCGGCTCAAGTCTCGTGGTGATGTTCAAAATTCGCCTTAAAGATTCGCCGTGGGGTATTTTATCTGGTTTTATCGCCTTTGGGATGAGCTCTGTTGCTGCGACGTATTTTGACGTTGCCTTAGGGGCATTCTTCGGTGCGTTTTGTGTTGGTATCTACAGTAATTTCTATTCTCGCGTGTTTAACGCACCAGCTATTTTGGTGTCACTACAGGGCTTAGTGATTCTAGTCCCGGGAAGTAAGGTATATATTGGATTAAATACCGTAGTGTCTGGACAGCAGATCTTAGCGGTAGATTCTATAGGCACGCAGTCGTTTTTGATTTTCATGTCATTAGTGGCGGGATTGATATTCTCAAGTGTTGTTTTAAGACCTTCCAGATCACTTTAG
- a CDS encoding cold-shock protein: MSTSTGTVKWFNEAKGFGFIEQENGPDVFAHFRNIVGEGFKTLTEGQKVEFVVTEGQKGPQAENIKAL, encoded by the coding sequence ATGTCTACTTCTACTGGTACAGTAAAATGGTTTAACGAAGCTAAAGGTTTTGGTTTCATCGAACAAGAAAACGGCCCAGACGTTTTCGCTCACTTCCGCAACATCGTTGGCGAAGGTTTCAAAACATTGACTGAAGGTCAAAAAGTTGAGTTCGTAGTTACTGAAGGTCAAAAAGGCCCACAAGCTGAAAACATCAAAGCACTTTAA